In Nitrospirota bacterium, the following are encoded in one genomic region:
- a CDS encoding RnfABCDGE type electron transport complex subunit A gives MLEDLGTIFIASALINNFVFARYLGLCIFFGVSKRMETAIGMSITFTSVMVISAALSWIVYYFVMIPLNLTFLRIVIFIGIVAAFVQATDTILKKISPVLYYKLGIYLVLITTNCIILAVPVINADEKYNFLQSITLGFGSGAGFSLALVIMASIREKLELADVPKAFQGLPIAFVLTGLIALAFLGFSGLVRL, from the coding sequence ATGTTAGAGGACCTTGGCACGATATTTATAGCATCAGCGTTAATCAATAACTTCGTCTTCGCAAGATACCTTGGTCTCTGTATCTTCTTCGGTGTTTCAAAGAGGATGGAGACAGCAATCGGGATGAGTATTACATTTACATCTGTTATGGTCATAAGTGCTGCCTTGAGCTGGATTGTATATTACTTTGTTATGATTCCTCTGAATTTGACCTTCTTAAGGATAGTCATCTTTATAGGTATTGTTGCTGCATTTGTTCAGGCTACTGATACTATCCTCAAGAAGATAAGCCCTGTGCTTTATTATAAACTTGGTATATACCTTGTTTTAATTACCACCAACTGTATAATACTTGCAGTTCCGGTTATTAATGCTGATGAAAAATATAATTTCTTACAGAGTATTACATTAGGATTCGGTTCAGGGGCAGGTTTCAGTCTTGCACTGGTAATAATGGCAAGCATTAGAGAGAAACTTGAACTTGCAGATGTTCCAAAGGCATTTCAGGGATTACCCATAGCCTTTGTGCTTACAGGTTTGATAGCGCTTGCATTCTTAGGATTTTCAGGATTGGTGAGGTTGTAA
- a CDS encoding RnfABCDGE type electron transport complex subunit G, translated as MRDIAKITINLTIVCIIAGFILTGTFATTEPVKLYKEALEKEEALRRILPEAEKIEKEGKIIIHEKEKDYYVCKIGDEKIGYIAEAIGKGYSSFIKMLVAVDLDYKIKGIDILGHGETPGLGDEIEKKEFKDQFKGKTIEKLVVIKGFTEDKIQAISGATISSRAVTEGVKEAIKRLRERLEQKKV; from the coding sequence ATGAGAGACATAGCGAAGATTACGATAAATCTCACTATCGTCTGCATTATTGCCGGGTTCATCCTTACAGGGACATTTGCTACAACAGAACCGGTTAAATTATATAAAGAGGCTCTTGAGAAGGAAGAGGCGCTTAGAAGGATACTTCCTGAGGCAGAGAAGATAGAGAAAGAAGGCAAGATAATAATCCATGAAAAGGAGAAGGATTATTATGTGTGCAAGATAGGTGATGAGAAAATAGGTTATATAGCAGAGGCTATTGGAAAAGGTTACTCAAGTTTCATAAAGATGCTTGTCGCAGTAGACTTAGACTATAAGATTAAAGGGATAGATATACTCGGACATGGTGAGACACCGGGGCTCGGTGATGAGATAGAAAAAAAGGAATTTAAAGATCAATTTAAAGGTAAAACAATAGAAAAGCTTGTGGTGATTAAGGGTTTTACAGAGGATAAGATACAGGCTATAAGCGGGGCAACAATCTCGAGCCGGGCAGTGACTGAAGGTGTAAAAGAGGCTATAAAGAGATTAAGGGAGAGACTCGAGCAGAAGAAGGTATAG
- a CDS encoding electron transport complex subunit E, with the protein MSKDYWKIFKNGIFGENPVFRLALSLCPAVAVTTSVRNGFLMGLAVLFVMTMVNITVSIFRNFISPKIRIPAYILIIATYTSVADMTMAAYSRAAYKEMGLFIQLIVVFAIIISRAELFASKNKVFPSAVDGFGMGVGFMLALIVIGMVRELLGQGGLFGISFTTTKPMLIMVLPTGGFFVIGLLMAFFNWIERKLYGTEGGKEVHMEMHAHGSH; encoded by the coding sequence ATGTCAAAAGATTACTGGAAGATCTTTAAAAATGGGATATTCGGTGAAAACCCTGTCTTCCGTCTCGCATTAAGTCTCTGTCCTGCAGTTGCTGTGACCACAAGCGTAAGGAACGGATTTCTTATGGGGCTCGCTGTTTTGTTTGTTATGACGATGGTGAATATAACCGTTTCTATATTCAGGAATTTCATCAGTCCCAAGATAAGGATTCCTGCGTATATCCTTATAATAGCTACTTACACCAGTGTTGCTGACATGACTATGGCAGCATACTCAAGGGCAGCTTACAAAGAGATGGGTCTTTTTATACAACTTATTGTTGTATTTGCGATTATAATCTCCCGTGCAGAACTGTTTGCAAGCAAGAATAAGGTATTTCCCTCTGCAGTTGACGGATTCGGCATGGGTGTTGGATTCATGCTTGCCCTCATTGTTATAGGAATGGTAAGAGAGCTTTTAGGACAGGGAGGTCTATTCGGCATATCGTTTACCACTACAAAACCCATGTTAATAATGGTTCTTCCAACAGGTGGATTTTTCGTTATTGGACTTTTGATGGCATTCTTTAACTGGATTGAGAGAAAACTTTACGGGACTGAAGGTGGCAAAGAGGTGCATATGGAAATGCATGCACATGGAAGCCACTAA
- the pdxA gene encoding 4-hydroxythreonine-4-phosphate dehydrogenase PdxA gives MENKPIIGITIGDPNGIGPEIITKTLLSSEIRNICHPVVIGDMRIMNEISVRLGVSLDFEGIIYNIENYSPSLLEFGTAKAEAGRAVVDYIKEAVRLASEGKIAAIVTAPVNKETLKMAGYSYPGHTELIAELTGTTDFGMMLVGGNLKVVLVTIHVPLKDVPYLIKKEDVLRKIRLAHSSMRYFGIERPRVAVCGLNPHSGEGGIFGEEDRKEILPAVALAKEEGIDASGPLPPDTLFHKAYKGDYDVIVAMYHDQGLIPLKMLAFGKAVNVTLGLPIIRTSVGHGTAYDIAGKGMADPTSLLEAIKLAVQMSRRSC, from the coding sequence ATGGAAAATAAGCCTATCATCGGGATTACGATAGGTGATCCAAACGGCATCGGTCCTGAGATTATTACAAAAACCCTTCTGTCTTCAGAGATACGGAATATATGCCATCCTGTGGTCATAGGGGATATGAGAATTATGAATGAAATATCAGTCCGTCTTGGAGTCTCCTTAGACTTCGAGGGTATAATCTATAATATTGAGAACTACAGTCCCTCTCTGCTCGAATTTGGAACGGCTAAGGCAGAGGCTGGTAGGGCGGTTGTAGATTATATAAAGGAAGCGGTCAGACTTGCATCTGAGGGGAAGATAGCAGCCATTGTGACCGCACCTGTTAACAAAGAGACCCTGAAGATGGCAGGATACAGTTATCCGGGTCATACCGAGCTTATCGCTGAACTTACAGGCACTACTGATTTTGGCATGATGCTTGTCGGTGGTAATCTTAAGGTCGTGCTCGTCACAATCCATGTCCCGCTGAAGGATGTTCCGTATCTCATAAAGAAAGAAGATGTCCTCAGGAAGATAAGGCTTGCCCACAGTTCAATGAGATATTTCGGGATAGAAAGACCGAGGGTAGCTGTCTGTGGTTTGAATCCGCATTCAGGGGAAGGTGGTATATTTGGCGAGGAAGACAGAAAAGAAATCCTGCCTGCGGTGGCGCTGGCAAAAGAAGAAGGGATTGATGCTTCAGGTCCCCTCCCCCCTGACACATTATTTCATAAAGCATATAAGGGAGACTACGATGTAATTGTTGCAATGTATCATGACCAGGGACTTATACCACTCAAGATGCTCGCATTCGGGAAAGCGGTAAATGTCACCCTCGGACTGCCCATCATCCGCACATCTGTTGGTCATGGTACTGCCTATGACATCGCTGGAAAGGGGATGGCTGACCCAACCAGTCTTCTTGAAGCCATAAAATTAGCAGTGCAGATGTCGAGGCGAAGTTGTTAA
- a CDS encoding sigma-54 dependent transcriptional regulator, with protein MKKRILIIEDEPSMRLGMSHFLASSGYDITLCEDGSQGFTAIENGNYDLIITDLKLPQHDGLEILRKAKSLSPETGVIIITAYSDVKTAVQAIKDGAFDYLAKPFSNEELLVTIERFFKFHTLKLELSRLQETLKEKRDFENIIGVSPSMRNIFDSLPSIAKSDVPVLVQGESGTGKELVANAIHNLSSRKDKLFIKINCAAIPETLLESELFGYEKGAFTGAIERRKGKFELADGGSIFFDEIGDMPLALQTKILRVIEDQTVVRLGGSEPIKVNVRSIYATSRSLKEAIKDGEFKDALYYRINVIPITIPPLKERKEDIPYLIEHFLKQFGEKFSKPDLKISQTAYDMLLSYSYPGNVRELKHAIERAVVLSKDGVIETNHLPDEISSMREGILSISENLTLEAGIRHFEKQRILKALNEAGGKKTEAAKRLGISRKVLWKRLKDYGVD; from the coding sequence ATGAAGAAGCGGATACTCATAATCGAAGATGAACCATCCATGAGACTTGGGATGAGCCATTTTCTTGCCTCTTCAGGTTATGATATTACCCTCTGTGAGGATGGGTCACAGGGTTTTACTGCAATTGAAAATGGTAATTACGACCTGATTATAACTGATTTAAAACTACCACAGCATGATGGTCTTGAGATACTGAGAAAGGCAAAGTCTCTTTCCCCAGAAACTGGTGTAATAATAATCACTGCCTATTCTGATGTGAAGACCGCTGTCCAGGCAATCAAAGATGGGGCGTTTGACTATCTTGCCAAGCCATTTTCAAATGAAGAACTGTTAGTGACGATAGAACGATTCTTTAAATTTCATACCCTCAAACTTGAGCTAAGCCGTCTTCAAGAAACCCTCAAAGAAAAAAGAGATTTTGAAAACATTATAGGCGTGAGTCCATCCATGAGGAATATTTTTGATTCCCTACCCTCTATTGCAAAGAGCGATGTCCCTGTGCTCGTTCAGGGTGAAAGTGGCACAGGAAAGGAACTCGTGGCAAACGCTATCCATAATCTCAGTTCGAGAAAGGACAAACTATTCATAAAAATAAACTGTGCTGCTATTCCTGAGACCCTCCTTGAGTCAGAACTCTTCGGCTATGAAAAGGGTGCCTTTACGGGTGCTATTGAAAGGAGAAAGGGCAAGTTTGAACTCGCTGATGGAGGAAGTATATTCTTTGACGAGATAGGTGATATGCCGTTAGCGCTTCAGACAAAGATCCTTAGAGTTATCGAAGATCAGACCGTAGTAAGATTAGGTGGTAGCGAACCCATCAAGGTCAATGTAAGAAGTATTTATGCTACAAGCAGGAGTCTTAAAGAGGCTATAAAGGATGGAGAGTTCAAGGATGCCCTTTATTACAGGATAAATGTTATTCCGATAACGATCCCGCCATTAAAAGAAAGGAAAGAAGATATCCCCTATCTGATAGAGCATTTTTTAAAACAATTTGGCGAAAAGTTTTCTAAGCCTGATTTAAAGATCTCCCAGACTGCCTATGACATGCTTCTGTCTTACAGTTATCCGGGAAATGTAAGGGAGCTAAAACATGCTATAGAAAGGGCAGTTGTATTATCAAAGGATGGAGTTATAGAAACCAACCACCTGCCAGATGAGATTTCAAGTATGAGGGAGGGGATATTAAGCATATCTGAGAACCTCACCCTTGAGGCAGGTATCAGGCATTTTGAAAAACAGAGGATTCTCAAAGCCCTCAATGAAGCAGGGGGGAAAAAGACAGAAGCAGCAAAGAGGCTCGGAATAAGCAGAAAGGTCCTCTGGAAAAGACTGAAGGATTATGGTGTGGATTAA
- a CDS encoding RnfABCDGE type electron transport complex subunit D codes for MAEQPKLLVSVSPHIQSEETVAKIMWSVNISLIPAFLMSVYYFGIRALAVITVSILSAVATEVVVQRLSKKKVTISDGSAFITGLLLAFNLPSGVPLWIPVIGNVVAIAITKQIFGGLGYNIFNPALMGRAFLLASWPRIMTTWYEPSGIMAGLDVKTTATPLAILKEEGMGKLIEVFGDKTNLYTELFIGHRAGSLGETSIIALLIGAAYLIYKGYITWHIPASFLGTVAVLTWIFGGKNGLFTGDPLLSLISGGLILGAFYMATDYVTCPSVRKAQILFGLGAGVITVLIRLKGGYPEGVCYAILLMNCFTPMLDRRFKTEKFGLVRVKEGGK; via the coding sequence ATGGCAGAGCAACCTAAATTATTAGTCAGTGTTAGTCCGCATATTCAGAGTGAAGAGACCGTTGCAAAGATAATGTGGTCTGTGAACATTTCGCTCATCCCTGCGTTCCTGATGTCTGTTTATTACTTCGGGATAAGGGCGCTTGCTGTTATTACTGTAAGTATATTGAGTGCAGTGGCTACAGAAGTGGTTGTTCAAAGACTATCAAAGAAAAAAGTTACAATCAGTGATGGAAGTGCATTCATCACAGGGTTACTTCTGGCATTTAACCTCCCTTCAGGCGTTCCACTCTGGATACCTGTGATTGGTAATGTTGTTGCGATCGCCATAACAAAACAGATATTTGGTGGGCTCGGCTATAATATATTTAACCCTGCCCTTATGGGAAGGGCATTCCTCCTTGCAAGCTGGCCAAGGATTATGACTACATGGTATGAGCCGAGTGGTATAATGGCTGGACTGGATGTAAAGACCACTGCTACACCTTTAGCCATACTCAAGGAGGAGGGCATGGGTAAGTTAATCGAGGTCTTTGGAGATAAGACCAATTTATATACAGAATTGTTTATAGGTCATCGTGCGGGCTCTCTCGGTGAGACATCAATAATTGCACTTTTAATCGGGGCAGCATATCTCATCTACAAAGGATATATTACATGGCACATCCCTGCGTCATTTCTCGGGACGGTTGCCGTATTGACATGGATATTTGGAGGTAAAAATGGGCTTTTTACAGGCGACCCCTTGCTGAGTTTAATCTCAGGTGGTTTAATTCTTGGCGCCTTTTATATGGCAACCGATTATGTGACATGCCCATCTGTGAGAAAGGCACAGATATTATTCGGTTTAGGAGCAGGAGTGATTACTGTGCTTATAAGGCTTAAAGGTGGGTATCCTGAAGGTGTCTGTTATGCTATACTACTGATGAACTGCTTCACACCGATGCTTGACCGTAGATTTAAAACAGAGAAATTCGGTCTGGTAAGAGTTAAAGAAGGTGGAAAGTAA
- a CDS encoding rhodanese-like domain-containing protein, producing MKRMKGFKLSVVLFVALLFVVPSAFSADYANPALLADVKMIADNIAKPNWVVIDCRDEKAYAAGHISGAISLGGPCSKILRDPTARVKKTADLEKILGSAGISADKHVVVYSDAKHITSASVAFWILEYLGHKNVHFMNGGIESWQAAGKPVDKAEKKHPAATYKAKVVKSRIAPTSEIAKIAKGEVKGVQVIDSRTEKEHKGADIRALRGGYIPNTTIHVSHTETYDHKTGKIDSMDELGKLFGKLDKNKRTIGYCQTGTRSTLTYLQLRLMGFKDPANYDDSWIVYGSNLKYPVANENWYDFVKVNKAIKALEEMKKAAEKK from the coding sequence ATGAAGAGGATGAAAGGTTTTAAGTTGTCTGTTGTATTGTTTGTCGCTTTACTATTTGTAGTCCCTTCAGCCTTCAGTGCAGATTATGCAAATCCTGCTTTACTGGCAGATGTTAAGATGATTGCTGACAATATAGCCAAGCCCAACTGGGTCGTGATTGACTGCAGGGATGAAAAGGCTTACGCCGCTGGTCATATTTCTGGGGCAATAAGCCTCGGTGGACCATGTTCCAAGATTCTCAGAGACCCTACTGCGAGGGTAAAGAAGACAGCAGACCTTGAGAAGATATTGGGTAGTGCTGGTATAAGTGCAGATAAACATGTAGTTGTCTATTCCGATGCCAAACACATAACCTCTGCATCGGTTGCATTCTGGATACTTGAGTATCTCGGTCACAAAAATGTGCATTTCATGAATGGTGGTATCGAGTCATGGCAGGCAGCTGGCAAGCCCGTTGATAAGGCTGAGAAGAAGCACCCTGCCGCAACATACAAGGCAAAGGTTGTAAAAAGCAGGATCGCTCCTACCTCTGAGATAGCGAAGATAGCAAAGGGAGAGGTCAAGGGCGTGCAGGTTATAGATTCAAGGACAGAGAAGGAACATAAGGGTGCTGATATAAGGGCACTCAGAGGTGGATACATCCCTAATACCACGATTCATGTATCCCATACAGAGACCTACGACCATAAGACAGGTAAGATTGACTCGATGGACGAACTCGGAAAACTCTTTGGAAAACTCGACAAAAACAAAAGGACAATTGGTTACTGCCAGACAGGAACCCGCTCTACCCTTACATATTTACAGTTGAGGCTGATGGGCTTTAAAGACCCTGCCAATTATGATGACTCGTGGATAGTTTACGGTAGCAATCTAAAATATCCTGTTGCTAACGAGAACTGGTATGACTTTGTGAAGGTAAACAAGGCGATAAAGGCGCTTGAGGAGATGAAGAAGGCAGCAGAGAAGAAGTAA
- a CDS encoding 4Fe-4S binding protein, which produces VLAGGGDKSCIYGCLGYGTCAVVCPFDAITMTKDDLPEVDLIKCTGCGKCAVACPKKVIEILPLSKQVIVRCHSKDKGSVVKKYCHVGCIACGICVKTCPFEAIVMENNLARIDLDKCRACGLCVTKCPTNAIMDYIPERTKALITEGCNGCAICRKICPVDAISGEIKKMHVVDREKCIGCGICVPRCPKKVIIGTFNAEMFFAPKEVDNEVPPR; this is translated from the coding sequence GTCCTTGCTGGTGGTGGGGATAAGTCGTGTATATACGGATGTCTCGGTTATGGCACCTGTGCGGTTGTATGTCCTTTTGATGCTATAACAATGACAAAAGATGATCTGCCTGAAGTGGATTTGATTAAATGCACAGGCTGTGGGAAATGTGCTGTTGCATGTCCGAAGAAGGTAATAGAGATACTTCCACTATCAAAACAGGTGATAGTCCGCTGCCATTCAAAAGACAAAGGTTCTGTTGTCAAAAAATACTGTCATGTTGGCTGTATTGCGTGTGGCATCTGTGTAAAGACATGTCCATTTGAGGCTATTGTAATGGAAAACAACCTCGCAAGGATAGACCTTGATAAATGCAGGGCTTGTGGTCTCTGTGTGACAAAATGCCCTACAAATGCAATAATGGATTATATACCTGAGAGGACAAAGGCTCTGATAACAGAAGGTTGTAACGGTTGTGCTATCTGTCGGAAGATATGTCCTGTGGATGCCATCTCTGGCGAGATAAAGAAGATGCATGTGGTTGACAGAGAAAAATGTATCGGTTGCGGTATATGTGTTCCGAGATGTCCTAAGAAGGTAATCATCGGGACCTTCAATGCAGAGATGTTTTTTGCACCGAAAGAGGTAGACAACGAGGTTCCTCCTCGTTGA
- a CDS encoding RnfABCDGE type electron transport complex subunit B — translation MYEPITINLKELMVLVLAFLGLIGIIFGLGLALAAAKFAVKIDPIIEKVRDVLPGANCGACGYAGCQGYAEAVALRPDVPPNLCTPGKTPVAETIAKITGKIAEKVEPVVARVFCQGATSHTTRRYVYKGIKDCRAAVLAGGGDKSCIYGCLGYGTCAVVCPFDAITMTKDDLPEVDLI, via the coding sequence ATGTATGAACCTATAACAATCAACCTTAAAGAATTGATGGTATTAGTCCTCGCCTTTCTTGGACTGATTGGTATTATCTTTGGACTGGGTTTAGCTCTGGCTGCAGCAAAGTTTGCTGTAAAAATTGACCCTATCATTGAGAAGGTTAGGGATGTCCTGCCAGGTGCAAACTGTGGAGCATGCGGATATGCTGGATGTCAGGGGTATGCAGAGGCTGTTGCATTAAGACCTGATGTCCCTCCAAACCTCTGCACACCAGGCAAAACACCTGTTGCTGAGACTATAGCAAAGATTACAGGTAAGATTGCAGAGAAAGTCGAACCTGTGGTTGCGCGAGTATTCTGTCAGGGTGCCACAAGTCATACAACAAGGCGATATGTATATAAAGGAATTAAGGATTGTAGGGCTGCAGTCCTTGCTGGTGGTGGGGATAAGTCGTGTATATACGGATGTCTCGGTTATGGCACCTGTGCGGTTGTATGTCCTTTTGATGCTATAACAATGACAAAAGATGATCTGCCTGAAGTGGATTTGATTA
- a CDS encoding DUF3365 domain-containing protein yields MKISELKLSTKFSLSVALILLFFCALLSLLFYYYMKNQVIEDAEEKTRIILAQTKAVGDYIRETLRPRMFNFLHQVESHDDFVVEAMSTTYVTNEVMRHFNLQVSEYTYKRVSENPRNPKNKANPFHSRMIAFFKNNKDQKEWQEIIKSGNQKYLIRVEPVIGEKRCLQCHGNPSEAPKGLIKRYSTEGGFGYKIGEVVGAQSVAVPLDIAIAGVRRAAIDSFIFGVSILFLLLIILHGTFWQMVSKPLKQLSDVFKGIADGTEYLGKKIPSDRSDEIGSLMSSFNIMASHLSAAQDDLRRNIETLQSIFNGISDPLALVNPECSIIMSNKAYREWILKGSPVVLNKRCHEIAHQDDSRCSACILEQVLIEKRAIYGDCKTQDGQHYSVHFYPIFDDSNEVSRVVHYVKNITERKVIEEQIMKTEKLAALGQLSAGIAHEVNNPLGGIRLCFNNLITIEMDEETKKEHIELVNSGFDRIQNIVKLLLDFSKSAPLKLSPCSINKIIENVLRLSEYLITKKEITLIKNLSKDIPELMIDSNKMEQVFLNLIINAIQAMDGSPRVLTIESTVNGGYCWVSVADTGRGIPEEEIPYIFDPFFTTKDVGEGTGLGLTVSRAIVEQHKGEIAVETSEKGTRFTVKLPILSGVIPAKAGIQKIKELDSVSSTE; encoded by the coding sequence ATGAAAATCAGTGAACTTAAACTCAGCACCAAATTCAGCCTGAGCGTTGCCCTTATTCTTTTATTCTTCTGCGCCCTACTCTCTCTCCTCTTTTATTATTATATGAAGAATCAGGTCATCGAGGATGCAGAGGAGAAGACGAGGATCATCCTCGCTCAGACAAAGGCAGTAGGAGACTATATAAGAGAGACCTTGCGTCCGAGGATGTTTAATTTCCTTCATCAAGTAGAATCCCATGACGATTTCGTTGTTGAGGCAATGTCAACCACCTATGTAACTAACGAGGTCATGAGACACTTTAATCTCCAGGTAAGTGAGTATACCTATAAAAGGGTATCGGAGAATCCACGCAATCCCAAAAATAAGGCGAATCCTTTTCACTCCAGGATGATCGCCTTCTTTAAAAACAACAAGGATCAAAAAGAATGGCAGGAGATAATTAAATCAGGGAATCAAAAATACCTTATCAGAGTGGAGCCGGTGATTGGAGAAAAACGCTGTCTTCAGTGCCATGGTAATCCATCTGAAGCACCAAAGGGACTCATAAAAAGGTATAGTACTGAGGGTGGATTTGGATATAAGATAGGGGAGGTAGTTGGTGCACAATCTGTAGCTGTTCCTCTCGATATTGCCATAGCAGGTGTTAGAAGAGCAGCAATTGACTCATTTATTTTTGGTGTTTCTATTTTATTTTTACTACTTATAATTTTACATGGTACATTCTGGCAGATGGTCAGTAAACCCCTCAAACAGTTATCTGATGTCTTCAAAGGGATTGCCGATGGAACAGAATACTTAGGCAAAAAAATACCGAGTGACAGAAGTGACGAAATAGGTAGCCTGATGTCATCCTTCAATATAATGGCATCTCATCTCTCCGCTGCCCAGGATGACCTGAGAAGAAATATAGAGACCCTTCAGTCCATTTTCAATGGTATCAGCGACCCTCTTGCTCTGGTCAATCCTGAGTGTTCTATAATTATGAGCAACAAGGCATACCGCGAATGGATTTTAAAAGGTTCTCCTGTAGTCTTAAACAAAAGATGTCATGAAATAGCCCATCAGGATGATAGCCGTTGCTCTGCATGTATTCTTGAACAGGTACTAATCGAAAAGAGGGCTATTTATGGAGACTGTAAAACACAGGATGGACAGCATTACTCCGTCCATTTTTATCCTATCTTTGACGACTCTAACGAGGTAAGCCGTGTGGTTCACTATGTTAAAAATATAACAGAGAGAAAGGTGATTGAGGAGCAGATAATGAAAACGGAAAAACTGGCTGCATTAGGACAACTATCCGCAGGTATAGCCCATGAGGTCAATAATCCACTTGGCGGGATACGACTCTGTTTCAATAACCTTATTACAATAGAGATGGATGAAGAGACGAAGAAAGAACATATAGAGTTGGTCAATTCAGGATTCGACAGGATCCAGAATATAGTGAAACTACTTCTTGATTTTTCAAAGAGTGCTCCGTTAAAGCTCTCACCCTGCTCTATAAATAAGATTATAGAAAATGTGCTCAGGCTCTCTGAGTATCTTATCACAAAAAAGGAGATTACGCTTATTAAAAACCTCTCTAAAGATATCCCCGAACTGATGATTGATTCTAACAAGATGGAGCAGGTATTTTTAAATCTGATAATAAATGCTATCCAGGCGATGGATGGAAGCCCCCGGGTATTGACTATTGAGTCTACTGTAAATGGTGGGTACTGCTGGGTATCTGTTGCTGACACAGGGAGAGGAATCCCTGAGGAGGAAATCCCATACATCTTTGACCCATTTTTCACGACCAAGGATGTTGGAGAAGGGACAGGACTCGGTCTTACTGTTAGCAGGGCAATAGTCGAACAGCATAAAGGTGAGATAGCTGTTGAGACCTCTGAGAAGGGAACACGATTTACTGTGAAATTGCCTATCCTCTCCGGTGTCATTCCCGCGAAAGCGGGAATCCAGAAGATAAAAGAACTTGATTCCGTGTCAAGCACGGAATGA